The genomic region GGGCATCCTTTGGAGCTTAATGATCTTTTAATTTTAAAGGTTATTAAAATTTCATCAATAATTTTATTTTTAAACTCATTACCACGATCAGTATGAAATAAAGTTATTTTATTTAATGGTCGTGTTGTCTTGTGAAAAGCTTGTTGAACTAATTCAGCAGTTTTATTTGGTCCAGCACTATAGCCAATTACTTCGCGATTAAACAAGTCAATTAATAAACAAATATAATGTCATTTAGTGCCAACTTGAACATATGTTAAATCACTAACAACAACTTCATTTGGTTTTTTGTCATTAAATTGACGATTTAAAACATTATTAATTTCGTCATTATTAACTGTTTTTTTATGATTACAATATTTTAACTTGGTGTATTTAGAAACCAAATTATTTTTGATCATAATGAATCGGATTTTTCGTCGTGATAAAATGATATTTTTTCTTATTAAAACAGCTTTAATTTTACGAGCACCATAAATCTTGCGACTTTTATTAAATGCACTGATAACTTCTTGTTCATAATTATTAACATCAAACTTGGTGCATTTATTAGTTTGATAATAATATGTTGATTTTAGTAAACCTAAAATCTTACATATTTTCCTCACTGAATATTTATTTTTGTTGTTATTAATTATTGTTATTTTTTCCCGATTATCAGTGCTGCTTGCTTTAAAATGTCATTTTCCATTCGTAATTGTTGGTTTTCTTTTCGCAAGTAAATTAATTCATTTTCTTCGACAGTGCGATTATCTTTTGCTTTAAATGACCCAGAATTATTATAATTTTTAATTCAACTATAAATAGTTGGTTTTGGTAAATTATATTCTTTCCCTAAATTAATAACACTTTTGTCATTTTTGTATAGCATTACAATTTGTTTTTTAAATTCTTCAGAGTATGAGGTTTTATTTCCCATTTTTATATTCCTTCTTTCTTAATAATTTTGAAGTCTATATAATTATGGTCCAACTTATTGTAGCCTATCCAAATTTAAACAAATTAAATGTATTACATTATATTAATGAAAACATTAATTCAGAAATAGAAATCAGAAAAGAAGTATATAGTAATATTGTAAATTCACAAATAAATATATTACATTTAAGTAAGTAAAAATATTAGTTAAAATTTAATAAAATTAATAATTTTTTATTGTGTAAAAATTCAATAATATGATAAAATGGTAATGAATAAAAATGATAATAACAAGAAAGGCAGGGTTAGTTTAGTAATTAAATAATATAATTAGCTGATTGTTTTACTTCTTCAAAGCAATACCTAAGAAAACTAAACGCGACCTAAAAATAAATAATAGTATTATTATGTTGAGGATTGTTATATAATTATTACTGTTGAATTAATAAATTCCCATATTAATTTCTTGTTCTGTTAAAAGAACCAATAATATTTATTGTCCAGAGGAGGTTGAAGTGATGAATAAGTACGAAATTATGTATATTATTAATCCAGAATGTAAAGATATTAAAGCATTGCAAGAAAAGATGCATAATATTTTAAAACAAACGGGAAAAGTTGAAAGTGTTACTGATTGAGGGTTAAGAGATTTAGCTTATCCAATTAATCATAAAAATAAAGCTTATTATACAATATTAAAAGTTACGGTTAATAAAGAAGCAATTAGTGAGTTTATGCGTGTTGCTAAAATTGAGCAAGATATCTATCGTCATTTAATTATTAATCTTGATACTGAACAAAATTATAGTGATAAAATGATTGCTGACTTAAAGTTAAATACTAATGAAAATGATGAGCGACCAAGTCGTTATAGCGGTGAAAGAAGACAAAGACCTTATGTACCGCGTGAAACTTATAAAAAACCTGAAAATAAGTAAATACCATAAAGGAATGAATATATTATGTTAAATAAAGTAATTTTAATTGGTAGAATTACTAATGATTTAAATTTACGGTCAGCAAAAAATAATAAATCATTTTTATATTTTACAATAGCCATTAATAATTTTAATAATCAAGCAGATTTTATTAA from Spiroplasma endosymbiont of Lonchoptera lutea harbors:
- a CDS encoding IS3 family transposase (programmed frameshift), with the protein product MGNKTSYSEEFKKQIVMLYKNDKSVINLGKEYNLPKPTIYSWIKNYNNSGSFKAKDNRTVEENELIYLRKENQQLRMENDIFKASSTDNREKITIINNNKNKYSVRKICKILGLLKSTYYYQTNKCTKFDVNNYEQEVISAFNKSRKIYGARKIKAVLIRKNIILSRRKIRFIMIKNNLVSKYTKLKYCNHKKTVNNDEINNVLNRQFNDKKPNEVVVSDLTYVQVGTKWHYICLLIDLFNREVIGYSAGPNKTAELVQQAFHKTTRPLNKITLFHTDRGNEFKNKIIDEILITFKIKRSLSSKGCPYDNAVAEATYKTFKTEFINGKKFANLTQLKCELFDFVNWYNNIRIHGSLNYLTPVEFRKYQST
- the rpsF gene encoding 30S ribosomal protein S6, which produces MNKYEIMYIINPECKDIKALQEKMHNILKQTGKVESVTDWGLRDLAYPINHKNKAYYTILKVTVNKEAISEFMRVAKIEQDIYRHLIINLDTEQNYSDKMIADLKLNTNENDERPSRYSGERRQRPYVPRETYKKPENK